The following are encoded together in the Clostridia bacterium genome:
- the pfkA gene encoding 6-phosphofructokinase, producing MKRIAVLTSGGDAPGMNAAIRAVVRAASYYNLEVYGVERGYIGLIEGDLHMLSRRTVSDTIQRGGTILRSARSEEFATYDGRKKAALALANHNVDGLVVIGGDGSLRGANELYNDFSIKTIGIPGTIDNDLGYTDFTIGFDTAVNTAVNAINNLRDTMSSHERVVIVQVMGRHSGQIALHAGLAGGAEVILVPEHPVDFDEVASVLLRGNAVGKTSGIVVLAEGACPLDEAMKEIKARTGLSIRSTVLGYIQRGGSPTMSDRVLASRLGIRAVELLKENKGGLVVGVKGGQVIEMPIADALAIKPYFDEKLYEQATMLSL from the coding sequence ATGAAACGTATTGCGGTTTTGACTTCGGGCGGAGACGCGCCCGGCATGAACGCGGCGATCCGTGCGGTCGTTCGCGCGGCGAGCTATTACAATCTCGAAGTGTACGGCGTCGAAAGAGGATATATCGGTCTCATCGAGGGCGATCTTCATATGCTTTCGAGACGCACCGTTTCGGATACGATCCAGCGCGGCGGCACGATCCTTCGCTCCGCTCGTTCGGAAGAATTCGCAACCTACGACGGAAGAAAGAAAGCGGCGCTCGCGCTCGCCAATCATAACGTGGACGGTCTCGTCGTCATCGGCGGAGACGGCTCTCTTCGCGGCGCGAACGAACTTTATAACGATTTTTCGATCAAGACCATCGGCATCCCGGGGACGATCGATAACGACCTCGGCTACACCGATTTCACGATCGGTTTTGACACCGCGGTCAACACCGCCGTCAACGCGATCAATAACCTTCGCGACACGATGAGTTCTCACGAGCGCGTTGTCATCGTCCAGGTGATGGGTCGTCACAGCGGTCAAATCGCGCTTCACGCGGGTCTCGCGGGCGGCGCGGAAGTCATTTTGGTTCCCGAGCATCCCGTCGATTTCGACGAAGTGGCGTCCGTCCTTCTCCGCGGCAACGCGGTCGGGAAGACGAGCGGTATCGTCGTCCTCGCGGAAGGCGCTTGTCCCTTGGACGAAGCGATGAAAGAGATCAAGGCGCGCACGGGTCTTTCGATCCGTTCGACCGTCCTCGGCTATATTCAGCGCGGCGGTTCTCCGACGATGTCCGATCGCGTCCTCGCGAGCCGTCTCGGCATTCGCGCGGTCGAACTTTTGAAAGAGAATAAAGGCGGTCTCGTCGTCGGCGTCAAGGGCGGTCAGGTCATCGAAATGCCGATCGCGGACGCGCTTGCGATCAAGCCGTATTTCGACGAGAAACTGTACGAACAGGCGACGATGCTCAGCCTGTAA